In Nostoc sp. CENA543, a single genomic region encodes these proteins:
- a CDS encoding peptidase domain-containing ABC transporter — translation MVQKLSDQLVSPELLNNVLGYSLPLVEFQRCYPKFKFLNPKIGKFWTGENVEAGVYIAIAGKVRLLNQDGELITTLESGESFGEFTLFPDQKFQPYGARASVNLQLCLIPGDVITAWMQKYPAIKEHLLAKARSRHRLLNHSSQPTETQNHSPSIPVAESKPKTISKAYFPHPSQRVGHLLQKVTRRYPFFAQQSASDCGAACLVMVSRYWGKRVSVNRLRDIANVDRNGASLRGLSAAAESIGFSTRPVKASLDQLAKQNLPAIAHWEGKHYIVVYQITSKHVIVADPAIGQRTLTHEEFKADWTGYTLLLQPTVFLKDTQEATTPFWQFFELVKPHGLVMFEVFIASVFIQIFGLITPLFTQLILDRVVVQRSELTLFAVGLGLLIFNLFRVAMTGLRQYLLDHTANKIDVALIVAFIRHTLRLPLSFFESRYVGDIISRVQENRKIQRFLSGEALSILLDLLTVVIYVGLMLWYSWKMALLVLVIVPPFFILALVATPFLRKISREIFNAYANESSYLIEVLSGVRTVKSTAVEQTVRWHWEDLLNKEIKTSFSGQVIGNRLQIFSNTIQAVVSTALLWFGAHQVINNQLTIGQLVAFNMLLGNIITPFQRLIVLWNELQEVTIAVERINDVLDTEAEEDLQYQSRQSLPPIKGHIRFDRVTFRYHPESDMNILENLTFEIKPGQMVALVGRSGSGKTTISKLVLGLYPPTDGKVLIDGQDITSISLHSLREQVGVVDQDTFLFGGTIRDNISLGSPSASLESVIAAAKLAGADEFIKKLPLGYETQIGEGGGMLSGGQRQRIAIARALLGDPKLLILDEATSHLDAESERIIQRNFNTILKGRTTLVIAHRLSTVRNADLILVLDKGLLIEQGTHEELMNKKGHYFYLNQQQLSPVN, via the coding sequence ATGGTGCAGAAGCTATCCGATCAGTTGGTTTCGCCAGAACTGTTAAACAATGTTTTGGGTTATTCTCTACCATTAGTAGAATTTCAACGCTGCTACCCAAAATTTAAATTCCTCAACCCCAAAATCGGTAAGTTTTGGACAGGAGAAAACGTTGAGGCTGGAGTGTATATTGCGATCGCGGGTAAAGTCCGATTACTCAATCAAGACGGAGAATTGATCACCACCCTGGAAAGTGGAGAATCATTTGGAGAATTCACCCTATTTCCAGACCAGAAATTTCAGCCTTATGGGGCGAGGGCGAGTGTCAATTTGCAATTGTGCTTGATTCCTGGTGATGTGATTACTGCTTGGATGCAAAAATATCCCGCTATCAAAGAACATCTCTTAGCCAAAGCTAGATCGCGTCATCGTTTATTAAATCATTCTTCACAGCCAACAGAAACTCAAAATCATTCCCCATCCATACCAGTCGCTGAGTCTAAACCGAAGACCATCAGTAAAGCCTACTTTCCACATCCCAGTCAACGCGTAGGTCATCTCTTACAAAAAGTAACTCGTCGTTATCCTTTTTTTGCTCAACAAAGTGCGTCAGACTGTGGTGCAGCTTGTTTAGTGATGGTATCTCGTTACTGGGGAAAACGTGTGAGTGTCAATCGCTTACGAGATATCGCCAATGTAGATCGTAACGGTGCATCCTTGCGTGGGTTATCCGCCGCCGCAGAAAGTATTGGCTTTTCAACACGACCAGTCAAAGCTAGCTTAGACCAACTAGCTAAACAAAACTTACCTGCGATCGCACACTGGGAAGGCAAACATTATATAGTTGTCTATCAAATTACATCTAAACACGTTATTGTTGCCGATCCGGCGATCGGTCAACGCACCCTTACCCATGAAGAATTTAAAGCCGATTGGACTGGGTACACATTACTACTGCAACCAACTGTTTTCTTGAAAGATACTCAAGAAGCAACAACACCTTTTTGGCAATTTTTTGAATTAGTTAAGCCGCACGGTTTAGTAATGTTTGAGGTGTTCATCGCCTCTGTATTTATCCAAATATTTGGGTTAATTACACCTCTATTTACTCAGCTAATTTTAGATAGAGTAGTTGTACAGCGTTCCGAATTAACTTTATTTGCCGTCGGTTTAGGCTTGCTTATCTTTAACCTATTCCGCGTAGCAATGACAGGGTTAAGACAATACTTGCTCGACCACACAGCCAATAAAATAGATGTGGCTTTGATTGTGGCATTTATTCGTCATACTCTCCGCTTACCTTTAAGCTTTTTTGAATCTCGTTATGTGGGGGATATTATCTCCCGTGTGCAAGAAAATCGCAAAATTCAACGCTTCCTTTCCGGCGAAGCCTTATCAATTCTCCTAGATTTACTCACAGTTGTAATCTATGTGGGTTTGATGTTGTGGTATAGCTGGAAAATGGCATTATTAGTATTGGTAATTGTGCCACCTTTCTTCATTTTGGCACTAGTTGCTACGCCGTTTTTACGTAAAATATCTAGGGAAATATTTAACGCCTATGCCAATGAAAGTAGTTACCTAATTGAAGTCTTATCTGGTGTACGCACAGTTAAATCCACAGCCGTAGAACAAACAGTCCGTTGGCATTGGGAAGATTTACTCAATAAAGAAATCAAAACCAGTTTTTCTGGGCAAGTAATTGGCAATCGCCTCCAAATTTTCAGCAATACTATTCAAGCTGTTGTCAGTACAGCCTTACTTTGGTTCGGCGCACATCAAGTAATTAACAATCAATTAACTATTGGTCAATTGGTAGCCTTTAATATGCTACTGGGTAACATTATTACGCCCTTTCAAAGACTCATAGTTTTGTGGAATGAATTGCAAGAAGTCACAATTGCTGTGGAACGGATTAATGATGTTTTAGACACTGAAGCAGAAGAAGACTTACAATATCAATCTCGTCAATCTTTACCACCAATCAAGGGACATATTCGCTTTGATCGTGTGACCTTTCGCTATCATCCAGAAAGCGATATGAATATTTTAGAAAATTTGACTTTTGAAATTAAACCAGGTCAAATGGTGGCTTTAGTGGGGCGGAGTGGCTCAGGTAAAACGACAATTTCTAAGTTAGTTTTAGGCTTGTATCCTCCTACAGATGGCAAAGTATTGATTGATGGACAGGATATTACTAGTATTTCCTTACATTCCTTGCGGGAACAGGTGGGAGTAGTTGACCAAGATACATTTTTGTTTGGCGGTACGATTAGGGACAATATTAGTTTAGGTTCTCCTAGTGCCTCTTTAGAATCAGTGATTGCAGCTGCTAAATTAGCCGGCGCGGATGAGTTCATTAAAAAGCTACCTCTAGGCTACGAAACACAGATAGGTGAAGGTGGTGGAATGCTCTCTGGAGGACAACGTCAGAGAATTGCGATCGCCAGAGCATTATTAGGTGATCCTAAATTACTCATTTTAGATGAAGCAACCTCCCATCTAGATGCAGAATCAGAAAGAATTATTCAGCGTAATTTCAACACAATTCTCAAGGGTAGAACTACTCTAGTAATTGCCCATCGTTTATCCACAGTGCGTAATGCAGATTTGATTCTAGTTCTTGACAAAGGACTATTAATTGAACAGGGAACTCACGAAGAATTAATGAATAAAAAGGGTCATTACTTCTATCTTAATCAACAGCAACTCAGCCCTGTCAATTAA
- a CDS encoding helix-turn-helix domain-containing protein has translation MSQSSVNTPIKIADSYTGKFLTPFQRRLLQKSLQEDLPASYRQRIEIMLLTDQGKSQTAICQELGCCPATARYWMHIARSGMAHQWQDCPVGRPKAINDQYLARLRELISHSPRDYGYAFRRWTASWLQKHLAKELGIEISDRHIKRLLKQMGLSTRPQVDQASKNTVKKHGNSHILIHDLKSEDTPENLGLMPIDLAKLGTESEIHGAEAIRSVGFARTVKQCFGLFSTISRISTLLPKI, from the coding sequence ATGTCTCAATCGTCAGTAAACACGCCAATAAAAATTGCGGATAGTTATACGGGCAAATTTTTAACGCCTTTCCAACGTAGGCTACTGCAAAAAAGTTTGCAAGAGGATTTACCTGCTTCTTACCGTCAGCGTATTGAAATTATGCTGTTAACTGATCAGGGAAAATCTCAGACTGCGATTTGTCAGGAATTGGGTTGTTGTCCAGCTACAGCCAGATATTGGATGCACATAGCGCGGAGTGGGATGGCGCACCAATGGCAAGACTGTCCTGTGGGTCGTCCTAAAGCAATTAATGATCAATATTTAGCACGTTTAAGAGAATTAATCAGTCACAGTCCCCGTGATTATGGCTATGCTTTTCGACGCTGGACTGCTAGTTGGTTGCAAAAACATTTGGCCAAAGAATTAGGAATTGAAATTAGCGATCGCCATATTAAAAGACTCCTCAAACAAATGGGATTATCGACTCGTCCACAGGTCGATCAAGCGTCAAAAAACACAGTGAAAAAACATGGAAATTCCCACATATTGATTCACGACCTGAAATCCGAAGATACCCCAGAAAATCTAGGATTAATGCCCATAGATTTAGCAAAATTAGGTACGGAGTCAGAAATTCATGGTGCAGAAGCTATCCGATCAGTTGGTTTCGCCAGAACTGTTAAACAATGTTTTGGGTTATTCTCTACCATTAGTAGAATTTCAACGCTGCTACCCAAAATTTAA